Proteins found in one Geomonas subterranea genomic segment:
- a CDS encoding FKBP-type peptidyl-prolyl cis-trans isomerase: MRNVEKFLVLLLLMAAVAIPACSQKDPAKQPATEKTAAKAAAGAVTTPSGLSYTDLVVGTGASPTSGKGVKVHYTGTLENGTKFDSSLDRGQPFIFRIGAGEVIPGWDEGVMSMKVGGKRKLVVPPQLGYGANGAAGVIPPNATLIFEVELLDVEK, encoded by the coding sequence ATGCGCAACGTAGAGAAGTTCCTCGTGCTGCTGCTGCTCATGGCGGCGGTGGCCATTCCCGCCTGCTCCCAGAAGGATCCCGCCAAGCAGCCGGCGACCGAGAAAACCGCAGCCAAGGCCGCAGCTGGTGCGGTGACCACCCCATCCGGCCTTTCCTATACCGACCTCGTGGTCGGGACCGGTGCGTCCCCGACTTCCGGCAAGGGAGTCAAGGTGCACTACACCGGGACCCTGGAAAACGGCACCAAGTTCGACAGCTCGCTCGATCGCGGCCAGCCCTTCATCTTCAGGATCGGGGCCGGCGAAGTGATCCCCGGCTGGGACGAGGGGGTAATGTCCATGAAGGTCGGTGGGAAGAGGAAGCTGGTCGTTCCGCCGCAGTTGGGCTACGGCGCCAACGGCGCTGCCGGTGTGATCCCCCCCAACGCGACCCTTATCTTCGAGGTTGAGCTCCTCGACGTGGAGAAGTAA